From a region of the Fischerella sp. JS2 genome:
- a CDS encoding class I SAM-dependent methyltransferase, with the protein MLLVTNPPNYDSIARLQNEFKSPDEVVVEAIIPALEQILLPHIPEGGRILDLGCGSAQLVHQLQIRGYEMTGIDASEALLRYARTNAPESEFILGDIRDFKLPQTFDAVFSKDVLLFILSIEELTTVFQNVYAALRDDGLFVFTIPITDWLHEIAQEKSFNHVYVNDECAFIELFDYKPAERMWEIKVTGFELVEGIWKRSDTTWLRKDYFLAEVQSALEKVGFTELAHYNIKDFGGSEEAGMACFVCQKNSLTQ; encoded by the coding sequence ATGCTTTTGGTTACAAATCCTCCAAATTATGATTCTATTGCCCGGTTGCAAAATGAATTTAAGAGTCCAGATGAAGTTGTCGTAGAAGCTATTATTCCTGCTTTAGAGCAAATACTTTTACCACATATTCCTGAGGGAGGGCGTATTCTCGATCTTGGTTGTGGTAGCGCTCAGTTAGTACATCAGCTTCAGATCAGGGGATATGAAATGACTGGAATTGATGCTTCTGAGGCGCTGTTGCGTTATGCTCGAACAAACGCTCCTGAGAGTGAATTTATCCTTGGTGATATACGTGATTTTAAGTTACCACAAACCTTCGATGCGGTTTTTTCCAAAGATGTTTTACTCTTCATTTTAAGTATTGAAGAATTGACAACTGTTTTTCAAAATGTCTATGCTGCGCTGCGAGATGATGGTTTATTTGTATTCACGATACCAATAACAGATTGGTTGCATGAGATTGCTCAAGAAAAAAGTTTCAATCATGTCTATGTTAATGATGAATGTGCTTTTATTGAATTATTTGATTATAAACCGGCAGAAAGGATGTGGGAAATAAAGGTTACAGGTTTTGAGTTGGTAGAAGGTATTTGGAAGCGTTCTGATACGACTTGGTTAAGGAAGGATTACTTTTTAGCGGAAGTTCAATCTGCTTTAGAAAAGGTGGGATTTACAGAGTTAGCTCACTACAATATTAAAGATTTTGGGGGTAGTGAGGAAGCTGGAATGGCTTGTTTTGTTTGTCAGAAAAATTCTTTGACGCAATAA
- a CDS encoding SDR family NAD(P)-dependent oxidoreductase, which yields MQPVTPTELVSPEKATLLGAIKVIPQEYANITCRSIDVFVPENGSWQEQKLVESLLGELSISSCEKVIAYRGGNRWVQCFEPVRLEQAKSNTPRLKQGGVYLITGGLGGIGLVLAEYLAQNYKAKLVLIGRRAFPNQQEWSEWLLSHDFNDVISCKIRKLQQLQQLGAEILVLGADVTDLQQMQQAITSAHSTFGLLNGVFHAAGVPGGSVIQRKTREEAESILAPKLKGTLVLDAVLKDTQLDFFILTSSINSILGGFGQVDYCAANAFLDAFAHCNITKSHTFITSINWDTWQEVGMAVDTALSKQLQELRAENLKQGILPQEGIDALTRILESTIPQVVVSPSDFLNLFQQHNSDQKILISEVLETINKSHATHPRPELSNDFVAPRNDIEQKLADIWQKILGIERIGIHDNFFELGGDSLIGIQVISQVNKAFDLNVPIAKLYECPTVSSMAKILIPEEDEKTNFEQRLLRGQRRRQMKMQKMLDES from the coding sequence TTGCAGCCAGTAACACCGACTGAGTTAGTTTCTCCAGAGAAAGCAACTTTACTTGGGGCAATTAAAGTTATTCCTCAAGAGTATGCAAATATCACCTGTCGCAGTATTGATGTTTTTGTTCCTGAAAATGGAAGTTGGCAAGAACAAAAACTTGTAGAAAGTTTGCTTGGGGAATTGAGTATTTCTAGTTGTGAGAAAGTGATTGCTTACCGAGGTGGCAATCGCTGGGTTCAATGTTTTGAGCCGGTGCGCCTTGAGCAGGCTAAGAGTAATACGCCACGATTGAAACAAGGGGGAGTCTATCTGATTACAGGTGGACTTGGAGGTATTGGACTTGTTTTGGCTGAGTATTTGGCACAAAATTACAAAGCGAAACTGGTGCTGATTGGACGAAGAGCTTTTCCTAACCAACAGGAGTGGTCTGAATGGTTACTGAGTCACGACTTCAATGATGTCATTAGCTGCAAGATTCGTAAACTCCAACAACTTCAACAGTTGGGTGCGGAGATTTTGGTTCTCGGTGCTGATGTGACTGATTTACAACAAATGCAGCAGGCGATCACTTCTGCACATTCCACTTTTGGTCTACTCAATGGGGTTTTCCATGCTGCTGGAGTTCCAGGAGGCAGCGTAATTCAGCGAAAAACCCGGGAAGAAGCGGAAAGTATATTAGCTCCTAAACTAAAGGGTACACTGGTTCTTGATGCTGTCCTCAAAGATACTCAACTAGATTTCTTTATCTTAACCTCATCAATTAATTCAATTCTCGGGGGATTTGGACAAGTAGATTATTGTGCGGCTAATGCTTTTCTTGACGCTTTTGCTCACTGCAATATCACAAAATCTCACACATTCATTACAAGTATCAACTGGGATACTTGGCAAGAAGTTGGGATGGCGGTAGACACAGCATTGTCCAAACAACTCCAAGAATTGCGTGCAGAAAATCTCAAACAAGGAATATTGCCCCAAGAAGGTATAGATGCTTTGACACGTATTTTAGAAAGTACAATACCTCAAGTTGTGGTATCTCCCTCTGATTTCCTGAATTTATTTCAGCAGCACAATTCTGATCAAAAAATACTCATCTCGGAAGTTTTAGAGACAATCAATAAATCACACGCAACACATCCACGACCCGAATTAAGTAATGATTTTGTTGCACCTAGAAATGACATTGAGCAAAAGCTTGCTGACATTTGGCAAAAAATTCTCGGAATTGAGCGCATAGGAATTCATGATAATTTCTTTGAACTGGGTGGTGATTCTCTCATAGGCATTCAAGTTATTTCTCAAGTAAATAAGGCGTTTGATTTAAATGTTCCTATTGCTAAGCTTTATGAATGCCCAACTGTCAGTTCTATGGCAAAAATTTTGATTCCGGAAGAAGATGAAAAAACGAATTTTGAACAACGATTGCTGCGAGGACAAAGAAGAAGACAGATGAAAATGCAAAAAATGCTAGACGAGAGTTAG
- the panP gene encoding pyridoxal-dependent aspartate 1-decarboxylase PanP has translation MTLSKRQQEMTKQNYVAETEQTLQYTIAEKVTQLFTPSSHSVSVESEMDLQVNTLVDDFLGEINTNTDVDLNALVSKFTDSKVPVEPYNFDSYVEYLANNVVAHSIHTSSPRFIGHMTSALPYFVRPLAKLMTAMNQNVVKMETAKVLSPYERQALAMMHRLIYNFSDDFYTQHIQNSQSTLGILVSGGTAANIIALWCARNASLGPKDGFAGVEKEGLAAALDYYGYKGAVVIGSDLMHYSFDKAADLLGIGTHGLIKVPTNCNNEVDLQALRQAVADCRAQNLHIIAIVGVAGTTDSGNVDPLVAIADIAQAANVHFHVDAAWGGPLIFSEQHRHKLAGIERSDSVTIDGHKQLYLPMGIGMLFLREPQLAASIEKSASYTMRKGSFDLGKRALEGSRPGMALFLHAGLNLIGLKGYEFLIDEGIRKTQYMAAHICAMPEFELLAEPEMNLLVYRYIPERFRGLAAKNQLTETDNQQINQFNQRLQKIQRQAGRTFISRTTKTITCFGEKISITALRAVLANPLTTQDDIDAVLNDQIQIASDLSTYILHLPYIPPRNKFRV, from the coding sequence ATGACATTAAGTAAGCGTCAACAAGAAATGACAAAACAAAATTACGTAGCTGAGACTGAACAAACATTGCAGTATACGATTGCCGAAAAAGTTACGCAGTTATTTACGCCATCCAGTCACTCGGTATCTGTAGAAAGTGAGATGGATCTGCAAGTTAATACTTTAGTTGATGATTTTTTAGGTGAGATTAATACTAATACTGATGTTGATTTGAATGCGTTAGTGTCTAAGTTTACTGATAGTAAGGTACCTGTTGAACCTTATAATTTTGATAGCTATGTTGAATATTTAGCTAATAATGTTGTTGCTCATTCTATACACACATCTTCGCCACGATTTATTGGTCATATGACCTCTGCTCTTCCCTATTTTGTGCGACCATTGGCAAAGCTGATGACAGCAATGAACCAAAATGTCGTCAAAATGGAAACCGCTAAAGTCTTAAGTCCTTACGAACGTCAGGCTTTGGCGATGATGCATCGACTAATTTATAATTTTTCTGATGATTTCTATACTCAGCATATTCAAAATAGCCAGAGTACATTGGGTATTTTGGTTTCTGGAGGTACAGCAGCAAATATCATCGCGCTGTGGTGTGCCCGTAATGCTTCTTTGGGTCCAAAAGATGGTTTTGCTGGTGTAGAAAAGGAAGGTTTAGCTGCGGCTTTAGATTACTACGGCTACAAAGGAGCAGTAGTAATAGGTTCTGATTTGATGCATTATTCTTTTGATAAAGCAGCAGACTTATTAGGCATTGGTACACATGGATTGATTAAAGTCCCCACTAATTGCAATAATGAGGTTGACTTACAAGCGTTGCGCCAAGCTGTTGCAGACTGTCGCGCTCAGAACTTGCATATTATTGCGATCGTGGGTGTTGCTGGGACTACGGATTCTGGTAATGTTGATCCACTTGTAGCGATCGCGGATATTGCTCAAGCAGCCAATGTTCATTTTCATGTAGATGCAGCTTGGGGTGGACCACTTATCTTTTCTGAACAACATCGACACAAACTTGCTGGTATTGAACGGTCTGATTCCGTAACCATTGATGGACACAAACAACTGTATCTGCCAATGGGGATTGGTATGCTTTTTCTGCGCGAACCACAGCTGGCTGCATCAATTGAAAAGAGTGCTAGTTACACTATGCGTAAGGGTTCCTTCGATTTAGGGAAACGCGCTCTGGAAGGCTCTCGACCTGGTATGGCATTATTTTTACATGCTGGACTAAATCTGATTGGGCTGAAGGGATATGAATTTTTGATTGATGAAGGAATCCGCAAGACACAGTATATGGCTGCGCATATCTGTGCCATGCCTGAGTTTGAGTTACTGGCAGAACCAGAGATGAATCTCCTTGTTTATCGCTACATTCCGGAGCGATTCAGAGGACTTGCTGCCAAAAACCAATTGACGGAAACAGACAATCAACAAATTAATCAATTTAATCAACGCCTTCAGAAAATTCAGCGTCAAGCTGGTCGTACTTTTATTTCACGGACAACGAAAACAATTACCTGCTTTGGAGAAAAAATTTCTATTACTGCACTGCGTGCAGTGCTTGCCAATCCACTTACTACTCAAGATGATATTGACGCAGTTTTAAATGATCAGATTCAGATTGCTTCAGATTTATCAACTTACATCTTGCACCTACCCTATATCCCGCCTCGGAATAAATTCCGAGTCTAA
- a CDS encoding amino acid adenylation domain-containing protein: MRDLYQQIADLSPDQRALFEKRLKQKGLSSVKISRISQRKDSDSLPLSFAQQRLWFIQQLDPDNSAYNVFSALRIQGQLNVAVLEQTFTEIVRRHETLRTTFTTNASGEPIQVITPPQPLTLPIMDLTEVSKPEEEVQQLVVKEAQQPFDLTKSLLRLTLLRLGAAEHILLLTVHHIICDRWSMGIFVREMKALYEAFVNGKPSPLPELPIQYADWAIWQRQWLQGQVLEQQLTYWQKQLQGNLPVLKLPSDQPRPVVPTYQGWQQSLVLSKPLSDALKDLSKKEGVTLFTLLLTAFNILLCKYTHQDDIIVGTDIANRNRVETEGLIGFLINTLVLRTSLSGNPSFRELLHRVREVMQGAYAHQDLPFEKLVEQLNPERTLSQMTPLFQVKFDLQLAQVEPPELSGLTVSPLAFDNGTAKFELRFNLSDTEQGIIGLVEYSTDLFNDSTITRMVQHFQTLLSGIVANPEQRLEALPLLSEAEQQQLLVEWNDTEAEYPNQCIHQLFAAQVERTPDAVAVVFQDEQLTYTQLNQRANQLAHYLQKLGVKPEVLVGICLPRSVEMLVGLLAILKAGGAYVPIDPAYPQQRLALMLEDAQVSVLLTSVELAGQLPEHQAKVVCLDADWEKISKQSIDNPINKASTENLAYVIYTSGSTGRPKGVQIPHGAVVNFLSTMRQTPGLTQDDILLSVTTLSFDIAALELYLPLIVGARLIVVSREVASDGVQLSKQLDLHQANVMQATPATWRLLLGAGWQGSKQLKILCGGEALDRSLASQLLERSKQVWNLYGPTETTIWSAVQIVENKTEQTDSIVSTGRPIANTQFYVLDQHQRLVPIGVPGELYIGGAGVARGYLNRPELTAEKFIPNPFHKEAGGRLYKTGDLVRLRSDSSMEFLGRIDNQVKLRGFRIELGEIEAFLNQYPGVETSIVLSREDQPDSQRLVAYVVLQPNQTQTIPELRHFLKSKLPNYMVPTAFVTLEALPLTPNGKVDRRALPAPDQTRPELETTYQPPQNDLEQTIANIWQEVLHVNEVGIYDNFFELGGQSLLLVQVHSKLQKILPRDLSLVEMFQYPTISSLAKYLNQEQNEAAALIKDSYRNEVRTASIKRRREVRQNYRKTT, encoded by the coding sequence ATGAGAGATTTGTATCAACAAATAGCAGATCTATCTCCAGATCAGCGGGCATTATTTGAAAAGCGACTGAAGCAAAAAGGCTTGAGTTCTGTAAAAATCTCCAGAATTTCTCAAAGAAAAGATTCTGATTCTTTGCCTTTATCTTTTGCTCAGCAAAGGCTATGGTTTATCCAGCAATTGGATCCTGACAACAGTGCTTATAACGTTTTTAGTGCCTTACGTATTCAGGGTCAACTAAACGTAGCAGTGCTAGAACAAACCTTCACTGAAATTGTCAGACGTCATGAAACCTTACGCACAACTTTTACTACCAATGCTTCTGGGGAACCGATCCAGGTTATTACTCCGCCTCAGCCCTTAACTTTGCCGATCATGGATCTGACAGAAGTCTCTAAGCCGGAGGAGGAGGTGCAGCAGCTAGTAGTCAAGGAGGCACAGCAACCCTTTGACTTAACGAAATCATTGCTGCGGTTGACCCTTCTGAGATTAGGCGCAGCAGAACATATATTGCTGTTGACAGTACATCACATCATCTGCGATCGCTGGTCAATGGGAATATTCGTCCGGGAAATGAAAGCACTTTATGAGGCTTTTGTCAATGGCAAGCCTTCACCCCTTCCCGAACTGCCAATTCAGTACGCAGACTGGGCAATTTGGCAACGCCAGTGGTTACAGGGACAGGTGTTAGAACAGCAGCTAACTTATTGGCAAAAGCAGCTTCAAGGTAACTTGCCAGTGTTAAAATTGCCAAGCGATCAACCCCGGCCAGTTGTTCCGACTTATCAAGGTTGGCAACAGTCGTTAGTATTATCTAAACCTCTATCGGATGCTCTGAAGGATTTGAGTAAAAAGGAAGGGGTAACGCTGTTTACGTTACTATTAACAGCTTTCAACATTTTGCTTTGCAAGTACACTCATCAGGATGACATCATCGTTGGTACTGATATTGCTAATCGCAATCGGGTTGAAACCGAAGGATTAATTGGGTTTTTGATCAACACTTTAGTATTGCGTACTAGCTTGTCCGGCAACCCCAGCTTTCGTGAATTACTCCATCGGGTACGTGAAGTGATGCAGGGAGCATATGCCCACCAAGATTTACCCTTTGAAAAGCTGGTGGAACAGTTGAATCCGGAGCGAACTCTCAGCCAGATGACGCCACTGTTTCAAGTCAAGTTTGATTTACAGCTGGCACAGGTGGAACCACCAGAACTTTCGGGTCTGACTGTCAGTCCTTTAGCATTTGATAACGGGACTGCAAAATTTGAACTGCGTTTTAACCTCTCGGATACAGAACAAGGGATAATAGGACTAGTAGAATACAGCACTGACTTATTCAATGACAGTACCATCACTAGGATGGTACAGCACTTTCAAACTTTACTCTCTGGCATAGTTGCCAATCCAGAACAGCGACTAGAGGCGTTACCACTATTAAGCGAAGCTGAACAACAGCAGCTATTAGTCGAGTGGAATGATACTGAGGCTGAGTATCCAAACCAGTGTATCCATCAGTTATTTGCAGCCCAGGTGGAACGTACACCTGACGCTGTAGCAGTAGTTTTTCAAGACGAACAATTAACCTATACTCAATTAAATCAAAGAGCCAATCAACTAGCGCACTATTTGCAAAAGCTGGGAGTCAAACCAGAGGTACTGGTAGGAATTTGCTTGCCGCGTTCCGTAGAAATGTTGGTTGGATTATTGGCAATTCTAAAAGCGGGTGGGGCTTATGTGCCAATAGACCCAGCTTATCCGCAACAGCGCTTAGCTTTGATGTTAGAAGATGCCCAAGTATCAGTACTGCTGACTTCTGTTGAGTTAGCAGGGCAATTGCCAGAACATCAAGCCAAGGTAGTATGCCTAGATGCCGACTGGGAGAAAATTAGCAAACAGAGTATTGATAATCCTATAAATAAAGCCAGCACTGAAAACTTAGCCTATGTAATTTATACTTCCGGTTCTACAGGTCGACCAAAAGGAGTACAAATTCCCCACGGCGCTGTGGTTAATTTCTTAAGTACAATGCGCCAAACTCCGGGATTGACTCAAGACGATATTCTCTTATCTGTCACTACCCTATCTTTTGACATTGCGGCACTGGAACTATATCTACCACTGATTGTCGGCGCTCGTTTGATTGTAGTTAGCCGTGAAGTTGCTAGCGATGGCGTTCAATTGTCAAAACAACTAGATTTGCACCAAGCAAATGTCATGCAAGCCACACCAGCCACTTGGCGGTTACTGCTGGGTGCTGGGTGGCAAGGTAGTAAGCAATTGAAGATTCTCTGCGGAGGGGAAGCGCTTGATCGCTCTCTTGCCAGTCAGTTACTTGAACGTAGCAAGCAAGTGTGGAACTTATACGGCCCCACAGAAACCACTATTTGGTCGGCTGTGCAAATTGTAGAAAACAAGACAGAACAAACAGATAGCATTGTCTCTACTGGTCGCCCGATTGCCAACACGCAATTTTATGTCCTCGACCAACACCAACGTCTTGTTCCCATAGGTGTTCCAGGTGAATTATATATCGGCGGTGCTGGGGTAGCTCGTGGTTATCTCAACCGACCAGAACTCACAGCCGAGAAATTTATTCCCAACCCCTTCCACAAAGAGGCAGGAGGACGTCTTTACAAGACAGGCGACTTAGTTCGGTTGCGATCGGACTCCAGCATGGAGTTTTTAGGGCGGATTGATAATCAAGTCAAACTTCGTGGTTTTCGCATTGAACTGGGAGAAATTGAAGCGTTCTTAAACCAATATCCAGGGGTTGAAACCAGTATAGTTTTGAGCCGGGAGGATCAACCCGATTCTCAACGTTTAGTTGCCTATGTAGTCCTACAGCCAAACCAGACACAGACAATTCCTGAACTGCGCCATTTTTTGAAGTCGAAGTTGCCGAACTATATGGTTCCAACAGCTTTTGTGACGCTAGAGGCACTGCCGTTGACACCTAACGGTAAGGTAGATAGGAGGGCGCTACCAGCACCTGACCAAACACGACCGGAGTTGGAAACGACTTATCAACCACCCCAAAATGATCTAGAGCAAACTATTGCTAATATTTGGCAAGAAGTACTGCATGTGAATGAAGTGGGTATTTATGACAATTTCTTTGAATTGGGTGGTCAATCATTACTCTTAGTTCAGGTTCATAGTAAGTTGCAAAAAATATTGCCGCGAGATTTATCTTTGGTGGAAATGTTTCAATATCCAACGATTAGCTCTTTAGCTAAATATTTGAATCAGGAGCAAAATGAAGCAGCGGCTTTGATAAAAGATTCTTACCGTAATGAAGTTAGAACAGCTTCAATTAAGCGTCGTAGAGAAGTCAGACAAAATTATAGAAAAACAACATGA
- a CDS encoding KR prefix domain-containing protein: MEVQQQTTPKSCVLLFVDDYGLGNKLKKQLQQQNQDVITVKVGHNLTKLNEFEYTLNPQQPDDYDALIQELFKQQKLPNKIVHLWSITPCCQQQLEFEKVEQALTRGFYSLLFLAKAFARQTTNE; this comes from the coding sequence ATTGAAGTCCAACAACAAACAACGCCAAAATCTTGTGTTTTGCTGTTTGTTGATGATTATGGCTTGGGTAACAAACTCAAAAAACAACTCCAACAACAAAATCAAGATGTGATTACTGTCAAAGTTGGACATAACTTGACAAAGTTAAACGAGTTTGAATATACCCTCAATCCTCAACAACCTGATGATTATGATGCTTTAATTCAAGAACTTTTCAAACAACAAAAGTTACCAAATAAGATTGTTCATTTGTGGAGTATCACACCTTGTTGTCAACAACAATTAGAATTTGAAAAAGTTGAACAAGCTCTAACAAGGGGATTTTATAGTTTACTATTTCTGGCGAAAGCTTTCGCAAGACAGACAACAAACGAATGA
- a CDS encoding type I polyketide synthase → MNNFNELNSFDDRDEIVIIGMVGRFPGANNIDKFWQNLRDAVESTTRFTDEELVSAGIDLAVLRDPNYVKAGSVLEDIDLFDASFFGFTPREAEITDPQHRLFLESAWEALENAGYNSETYTGRIGLYAGVAFSSYFFTNLYPNRDLTQLVDDFQTFIGNDKDHLPTQTSYKLNLTGPSVNVQTTCSTSLVAVHLACQSLLNGESDIALAGGVSIQIPQKAGYLYQEGGINSPDGHCRAFDANAQGTVFGDGLGIVVLKRLADALADGDYIHAVIKGSAINNDGSLKVGYTAPSVDGQREVILEALALAGVEPETISYIETHGTGTPLGDPIEIAALTQAFRRSSDKKGFCAIGSVKTNVGHLNTAAGVTGLIKTVQALKNKQIPPSLHFQQPNPQIDFANSPFYVNTKLTEWKTNGIPRRAGVSSFGVGGTNAHVVLEEAPVVETRDLASLQSRPWQLLVLSAKTETALQTATATLASHLQHHPQLNLADVAYTLQVGRRSFDYRRIVVCHSLEDALKVLTDQDPQRVFTHQHKPGQCPVVFMFSGQGSQYVNMGRQLYEVEPTFRQHVDDCSQILKPHLGVDIRNILYPTAQQSEQASQQLQQTAITQSALFVIEYALAQLWMSWGVLPTAMIGHSIGEYVAATIAGVFSTEDALAVVAARGKLMQQLPTGSMLAIGVGENKCSLC, encoded by the coding sequence ATGAATAATTTCAATGAATTAAACAGCTTCGACGATCGTGATGAAATAGTCATCATTGGCATGGTAGGTCGTTTTCCTGGGGCGAACAATATTGATAAATTTTGGCAAAATCTCCGAGATGCTGTAGAATCAACTACTCGTTTCACAGATGAGGAACTGGTATCTGCGGGGATAGACTTAGCTGTGCTACGTGATCCCAATTATGTCAAAGCAGGCAGTGTACTGGAAGATATAGACTTATTTGACGCTTCATTCTTTGGCTTTACTCCCAGAGAAGCCGAAATCACAGACCCACAACACCGCCTGTTTTTAGAATCTGCTTGGGAAGCTTTAGAAAATGCTGGCTACAACTCGGAAACTTACACTGGTCGCATCGGTCTTTATGCTGGTGTTGCTTTCAGTAGTTACTTTTTTACGAACCTCTACCCCAACCGAGACTTAACACAGTTAGTAGATGATTTCCAAACTTTTATTGGTAATGATAAAGACCACTTACCAACCCAAACTTCTTATAAGTTAAACCTCACTGGGCCCAGCGTTAATGTTCAAACTACTTGTTCCACATCATTGGTTGCAGTCCACTTAGCGTGCCAGAGTTTGCTGAATGGCGAAAGTGATATCGCCTTAGCCGGCGGTGTTTCGATACAAATACCGCAAAAAGCTGGCTATCTCTATCAAGAAGGAGGAATTAATTCTCCTGACGGACACTGTCGAGCTTTTGATGCTAATGCTCAGGGAACTGTTTTTGGCGATGGTTTGGGCATTGTAGTATTGAAGCGATTAGCAGATGCCCTTGCTGATGGTGACTATATTCATGCAGTCATCAAAGGTTCAGCTATCAATAACGACGGTTCCTTAAAGGTTGGTTACACAGCCCCCAGTGTAGATGGTCAAAGAGAAGTAATTTTGGAAGCACTTGCTTTAGCTGGAGTGGAACCCGAGACCATCAGCTATATTGAAACTCATGGAACTGGAACTCCTTTAGGAGATCCGATTGAAATTGCAGCTCTTACACAGGCTTTTCGTCGCAGTAGTGACAAAAAAGGCTTCTGTGCTATTGGTTCGGTTAAAACCAATGTGGGACATTTGAATACAGCTGCCGGTGTAACTGGTTTAATTAAAACTGTTCAAGCCCTTAAAAATAAACAAATACCCCCTAGCTTACACTTTCAACAGCCCAACCCCCAGATAGATTTTGCCAACAGTCCCTTTTACGTCAATACTAAACTTACCGAATGGAAAACAAACGGTATACCTCGCCGCGCTGGCGTCAGTTCTTTTGGAGTAGGGGGAACTAATGCCCACGTTGTCCTGGAAGAAGCGCCAGTTGTAGAGACGCGAGATCTCGCGTCTCTACAATCTCGCCCTTGGCAATTGCTGGTGCTTTCAGCTAAAACCGAAACCGCTTTGCAAACTGCTACAGCTACTTTGGCTTCTCATCTCCAGCACCACCCTCAGTTGAATTTAGCTGATGTGGCTTACACGCTGCAAGTGGGTCGGCGAAGTTTCGATTATCGCCGCATAGTAGTTTGCCACTCCCTTGAAGACGCACTCAAAGTCCTAACAGACCAAGATCCGCAACGTGTTTTCACTCACCAGCATAAACCCGGTCAATGTCCAGTCGTGTTCATGTTCTCAGGTCAAGGAAGCCAATATGTAAATATGGGGCGCCAACTTTACGAAGTAGAACCAACATTTCGCCAGCATGTAGATGATTGCAGTCAGATACTCAAACCCCACCTGGGAGTAGATATCCGCAATATACTTTATCCAACTGCTCAACAAAGCGAACAAGCATCACAACAACTACAACAAACAGCAATCACACAGAGTGCATTATTTGTCATAGAATACGCCCTCGCCCAGTTGTGGATGTCTTGGGGTGTGCTACCTACGGCAATGATTGGTCACAGTATCGGGGAGTATGTAGCAGCAACAATTGCTGGGGTGTTCTCAACAGAAGATGCCTTGGCAGTAGTCGCAGCAAGGGGTAAACTCATGCAGCAACTACCAACTGGCAGTATGCTAGCAATTGGGGTTGGGGAAAACAAGTGCAGCCTCTGTTAG